Genomic DNA from Rhodothermales bacterium:
GATGTCGTTCATGTTGCCGCGCAGCAACTCGTCGTCGTACCCGCTGGAGCCGCGCACGTTGGGCATCAACTGTACGTAACCGAGGCCGCCCCAGACGTGGTCGCGGTAGCTCCACCGGTTGGAAAACACTCCGGCGGGGCCTCCGTGGATGTGGAGAAGCAGGGGACCGGCGTCACCGGAATGAACCGGCGGAAGCAGGAGCCGTCCTTCGATTTCGGTGCCGTCCGTGGAGTTCCAGACGACGGTACTCGCGGTAGCCAGAAGCAGGCTGTCCCGTACGAGTGGATTCAGATCGGTGAGGCGGGTCGGAGCCAGCCGATCCGTCGGCGAGCTGTACAGGTCCGGAGGAGTCGATGTGCTCGAGAACCGGTAGACCATGTGACTGCGGTCCTTCGAGAATGCCATGACATCGAGAGAACCGGTGACGTCGCTTACCTGGGTGAGACTGCCGTCCGAAAGCTCCAGCCGGTACAGATTGCGGTTGGTGCGCTGCAGTCCGTTGAAGAGAATGGCCTGCCCATCGGGCGTGAAGACAAAAGCGCCGATGTTGCCGGTGAATGCACCACTGACCATGGTCGTCTCACCGGACTCCATGTCCCGCAGGAAGATCTTTTCGTTCCTGAGATCGAATTCCGTCAGGTGAGCTGCCTGAAAGGCGACCTTGGATCCGTCCGGAGACCAGACAAACGGGCCTTCGGGGGATTCGTTGTCGGTCAGTTTGACCAGGGACGAATCGGCGAGGGTGTACAGGTACATCTCCGCCAGGTGCACGTTGTTGCGCCAGTTCTCCTTGCGACCGGCAAAGATCAGGTGCTTGCCGTCCGGGCTCGGGGATAGCGAAGAAATGCGCAGCGAGTCCCCGGTGAGTTGCTTGAGCGAACCGTCCGCGGCAGACGCCTGCCAGACACTCTGCCAGCGTCCGGCTCGTTGCCCGTTGGCTCCTTCATCCACAAAAATGGCGTCATTGCCGTTCTCGTATTCCTTCTGCTCCTCGGCGGAGCGCGCCCAATTGGATACGAAATACAGGGACTTGCTGTCTGGGGACCATCGGTAGCTGCCCACTGATTCCTTGTGTTTGGTGAGCTGCCGCGCCTCGCCACCCACCGTGCGCAGGACGAAGAGCTGAGACTTCTTGTCCACCGTGCGTTTGAGGGCCAGCAGACTGCCGTCCGGCGAGTACCGAAGATCGCTTCCCCCGTCCTTGCCCAAATACGGGTACGCCGCGCCGGAATCTGCGGGGATGTGGTGCCAGGTCGTGTTGCGCTTGTTCTTGTCCCAGTCGAGTTCGGACACGCTGAACAGCACGCCTTCGCCGTCCGGGGTCATCAGTGCGCCGGAGAGGCC
This window encodes:
- a CDS encoding S9 family peptidase → MLRFHLLLLVCLVALPAAAQKRAMTTDDGLRMKGLSGALMTPDGEGVLFSVSELDWDKNKRNTTWHHIPADSGAAYPYLGKDGGSDLRYSPDGSLLALKRTVDKKSQLFVLRTVGGEARQLTKHKESVGSYRWSPDSKSLYFVSNWARSAEEQKEYENGNDAIFVDEGANGQRAGRWQSVWQASAADGSLKQLTGDSLRISSLSPSPDGKHLIFAGRKENWRNNVHLAEMYLYTLADSSLVKLTDNESPEGPFVWSPDGSKVAFQAAHLTEFDLRNEKIFLRDMESGETTMVSGAFTGNIGAFVFTPDGQAILFNGLQRTNRNLYRLELSDGSLTQVSDVTGSLDVMAFSKDRSHMVYRFSSTSTPPDLYSSPTDRLAPTRLTDLNPLVRDSLLLATASTVVWNSTDGTEIEGRLLLPPVHSGDAGPLLLHIHGGPAGVFSNRWSYRDHVWGGLGYVQLMPNVRGSSGYDDELLRGNMNDIGGGNFHDLMTGVDKMIGDGLADPSRLAVRGWSYGGILGGWTITQTHRFKAASVGAMVSDWTSEYGPGFNFDVSRWYLGGNPWENAEFWRERSPLTHAHKVRTPTLILHGMNDTTDTEPQSMMFFAAIRDAGNAPVRYIRFPREPHGFREPRHQRTRDVEEIRWIHEHVTGEKWTPFAVPKKKATEKEKPATD